AATTCCTCAACAATGGGACACATACTtggaaaaccaacagattactcAAATTTAGACTCATAGATACCATATCTGCATTGGAAAAACAACACAGACACAATTTTATACAGgttaatagaaattttaaacttGGACATTTAAAAGACcaaatttaaaattcaacagaATGGATACTAAGAGGGGAACCTCATGACTAAGAGGAGAAAAACTTTGCACAATTTCACCTTTTGTGCTTGTGCACCGAGCtaaatctttttcatattataaTTAGGAAATTCCATCAAGGATCAGGAAAATCTGTTCCCAGTTATGAGGTGTATTAATTACCTGATTAATACACAAAGGTCAGGACTCAGCCTCTTGATCAAACAGTGACCTCTGCTCCCTTGGACTTTGAAAGTTGTAACCAGAATCTCCTTTTCTCAGTATATTCATCCGTGGCCAGAAGAACACAAGAGAAAATCAGCATGAGTACTACAGGGAAAGTAAGTATAGTATTGTTTTTATGTCATAGCATAAATATGTAAACCTGTGTGCTTGTCTATTTACCAACacctgaagaaggacatggcaacccactccagtgttcttgcctggagaatcccagggacagcggagcctggtgggctgccgtctatggggtcgcacagagtcggacacaactgaagcgacttagcagcattactCAACTACTCTCTATACTCCTAAAGGTGAAAGACAATCTTAAtatctctccttctccttccccttttcttttattccttttatgtGCCTTgcctttcttcagttttttttttttcagttctttaatAGGCAATATATCAAGCTGTATATCAAACTTTCCAAAGTTAAAGATATATCCCCTCCTTAAAGGATCTCATAGAGAGACATAGTAACTATGAAAGAGAGTCCGAGGGTAGTGAAAAAGAGAGGGGCATCGCCCCCAATCTTGCCTGGCTTCACAGAGAAAGTGATAAATAAGAGAAAACTTACAGATGTAAGAATTCACCAGGTAAAGGAGGAGACAGTTGTGCAGGTAGACGAAACATgaggagaaacagaagaaaattatcCAGAATTTTTCTATTGTTCCTGAGGGCAGGAAATGACTAGAAATAAGGTTGGAAGACTGACAGGAAGATCATGGAAAGCTTTGTAGATCATGTCAACAGATCCTGACAAACAACTGGTGACAATATCATTTTTAGGTAGGGAATTAGCATGATAAGGATTataattcagggcttccctgtggctcagacagtaaagaacctgcctgcaatcgggagatctgggttcaattcaggtctgggttaggaagatccctggagtggggcatggcaacccactccagtattcttgcctggagaatccccatggacagaggagcctgatgggctacagtccatggggtcacaaagagtcagatagaactgagcggctaagcacagcaaTGCTATAAAAGATGGACTTCAAGGTGATGAACCAAGCCAGGTGTAAGACAGTGAGGACTGGACTACACAGTAGCAGCAGAAATGGAGAAGAGGGGTCAGATTACAGAAATTTTTAGATTGTGGAGGTTGAGGGAAAGAGACAAATCAAGGCTCTTTCCCGGTTTATTTCTTGTATTATTGAATAGATTACATGGCAACTCACTGaaacagagaaagcagaggaaagaacaAATTGTGTGCTGTGTCCACCACTGGTCAAGGGAAGGGGGGTGGtggaagaaagaaataacagtGTCTTCATGTTTTATCATGTTGAATTTGAGATGCTTGTAggacagtccaaagggtcgcaaagaattggacatgactgagcaactaagcacagtacaatCAAATAGCCAATGAATAGAATCTAAAGCTTAGTAACAAGTCTGTTACAAAGATCATCTATATAAAAGTAATAATTGATTCTATATAAACTAGGTGAAATCACATAGGATAATAATGTATAGTGAGAACGATGATGGGCTGAAATCAGAACCCTTGAAGGACTACCTTACCACCAACAACCTCTTCAATCTCAGTCTGCCAGTGACCACCACCATTTGATGAAATGCCACAACTAGATGGTCTCCATTCCTGCCTGCACCCCAAAACTGATTCTCTCCCATACCTAAGATCACAAATAACTCTCACACTGCAATGTCATTTCTACCCTGAAACTGAACAACTTCGTTCATCATAAGATCAAAAGTGTGATATCTATCCCTTGGTTGCGTGGCAGTATGTAAATACAGTTAGAATTGCAAGACTGATTTGAATACAGAGACTGATAGTACAGGAAGAGTTGAGGTCAAGAGACTACATTCTGAGTATATTTAAGCAatgatctcttccttttttttttttttaatctaggctTGAGTGTGAAAGAATTGGATTCAACCTTGTAATAATCATTAATATAGGAATTCTCTAACTCCCAAGCCTAAGGAGTTTCCCTTTCTGCCTCCATATTCTTCTTCCCAGATTATCAGGTGCAGAGCAGCCATAGTCTGGAAGCCTGGTGGATCATTTTCCATTGAGGAGGTAGAAGTGGCTCCACCAAAAGCAAAAGAAGTTCgcataaaggtaaaaaaaaaaaaaaatccacaatatTTCCACGCCAAAACTCAGACTTGTTCACTGTAGGTTATACATTCTCTTCACAATGTTCAATTCAGAAAGAAAACTATACGCtctcctatttcttttttattatacatTTCCATTAGTCTTCAAATCCAAACAGAGAAACAGTTAGGAAGGTATAGCATAGGCTACATACCCAATGGACACTTATTTGTAACTACTACTAATTAAAAGAAGTTTCTACCCACAAACCATACTTTAATCTGtactttcaattttctttatgaTATTCTTCACAATATTTAAGTTACCTTGAAACAGTCCTCCCCCTATATCTGCAAGGGATTAGTACCAAGACTCCCCTACTCCATACCAAAATCCTAGGAGGCTcaagttccttatataaaatTGTGTGACATTTGCATATAACTTACACACATTCTCCTGTATATTTTAAATCacctctgctaagtcacttcagttgtgtccgactctttgcaaccctgtggactgtagtccgccagtctcctctgtccataggattctccatgtaagaatactggaatgggttgttgtgccctcctcctggggatcttcctgactcaggggtcaaacccacgtctcttatatctcctgcattgacagaaggtttctttaccgctagtgcctaGATTACTTTAAAATACCTAATACAAGATAAATGCTATACAAAttgttgtaaatacaatgtaaatgatatgtaaatagttgccagcatgTAACAAATTCCAGTTTTGTTTGGGcgactttctggatttttttaaaataatttcagtcCCTtattggttgaatccatggaaaAAAAACCCATAGATAAGAGAGCTGGAAGAGCCTTACAGAtacctattattttaaaaataagattgaaaTCAATAATGTATAGGACTGTTCTAGCAGTTAAATAAGAACAGAGACTTCAACTGCTTTTCTCAACCTTGCTTATATGTCTGGAATCATTTGGGAGCTTTGGAAAATGCTGAAAACTGAATCCCACTCTTAAACATTTTGAATTTATGATTTATCTGGTGTGGAATGCAATCTGATTGGACTTCCCaaggggcactagtggtaaagaacactcctgccaagcaggagacctgggtttgatccctgggttgggaagattccctggaggagggcatggcaatccactcagtattcttgcctgaagaatcccctggacagaggtgtttggcaggctacagtccatagggttacaaagagtcagacatgactgaagcagcttagcatgcacacaggctgATCATTAGAGTTTTTCAATCTCCCCTAGGTGGTTCTAATAAGAGGCTACCAGCCCAGAAGTTAGCTCACCTGACTTCTAGTtcagtttcttttgaattttcacTATTTAATGTTAGTAATgatgaataaatattatttattaatggATCACAGAGGGATCATCATTTTCTAAGTTACCTTGCCTGTGCAGTCCATGCCCTCTTTTCAAACAGTCATCTCTGGCTTATATGATCCATGGAGTGCACAGAAAGTCATTTGGCCATCTCTATTCACTCTCCACGCACAGGATCACAACTCATACAGAGAAATGTGGACACCAACTCAAGGACATCCAGCCATTATCTGATAAGCTACAAATCTGAATCTCTCACTCAAGAATTTGAACAAGATATAGAGAGTCTGAGCAAGACAGGGAATGGAGGGAATTAGAGAGGCTGGAGGGGCTCAGGGCTGGCAGTCATTTTTAACCATGTGATCATATGAATAAGAGAAAGCCTGTCTTCAGAGAATGATAGGAAAATGCAGCTATACATACACTGAATCAAAGTAGACAGATGAAGACAAAGGCTGCTTGATGGATTTCTAGATCCATTAATTCTAACTGCACTGCTTACAGTCCAGGTTACAAGCAATTTTATGATACCCTTCAAATTATCCCCCTTTTACGTGGTCAAATGTCAATAGATTCCAATTCTTGACTtagctatgtgtgtgtatgtgtgtgtgtgtgtacgcacatGCATTCCAACCCCATAAcaattttagagatgaagaaactgagactcagaaggaCAATTTATCCCCTGATCACACAGTTAAACGGGTGCAGAGCCAAGATTTCAGCTCTGAACTCTTTAGTAACCACTGCTCTGAGGGCCTCTACTTTAAACTATCTGGCTGATTTACAACAAAAAGTGGAATTACAACTTGTACCAATAACATAACTGTAAAGCCCTCATGTGAAATAAATTAAAGCCTCAATTATAATAGGAGGCATTATCCCTCTCCTTCCTGTATCCCAATTCCTTCATTTCTACAATTGGTCTTGCTCCTCCACACTCCCACCCACAAGCTACAGTGAAGCACAGAGTGAGACCTTTGATGCCACATGTGGTTTTACAACGGTCTCTTCTGAGCATATCCTACCCTCTccagtaagttttaaaatcatttgatTCCAAAATTAGCTAGTGAAAAACATTGCATTGATTGAAACACATTACTGGTCCTTGCCCAGaattaaaactaagaaattaatgcATCAATATTAATGCAGCATATCAAACTACCAAAACACTTTACAACATTAACAATTCTAGAACATCTCTGAGACAGATGAAACTATATTACTCTTTGCCGTCCATACAGATGGTGGCCACTGCGCTCTGTGGGACCGAGATGAAAATGTTAAAGGATAAAAATCTTCAGCACCAACACTACCCTATCATTATGGGCCATGAAGGAGCTGGAATAGTCGAGAGTGTGGGAGAAGGAGTGAGCACAGTGAAAGCAGGTATGAACTGGTGCCTGGAATTAGGAAATAGCAGCAACCTGGAACCCACCTCAGGAATAAAAAGCATCCCTTAAATTATGTTAAGTGTAAGtgaaataaaaggtaaaatattGGCCATTTCTCAGAAAAGGAGGGTTAAAAGtataaattacagaaaaatagtAAATGTATTCTTTATACTTATATTTTgatcttaataaaaataaaaaattgaatgtACTGAGATTGAACTTGAAAGAGTGCAAATGTGACAAAAACTTCCTCAAAAAAATCAACTGTGAGAGATTCAGTTGAACAATTGTTTAAATGAAGCATATGATAAATTTGATAAATAGTTCAACTATGCTAAACAGCTGAACACATTAGGGAACTAAATAGGGAAGAAGTTCAGAACTGGATCAAATTCATGTAGGAATTTAATATAGGATTAAGTTTGCCTTTCAAATTTGAAGGGGAAACATGGATTTCAATATATAATATTGAAACAACTGAATAGTTTTCTGGAGAATAGAAGTAACTTGAGttgctattatatttttatagaaagaaaGATGCTATATGAATCCAAGAAttaaatgtgaaaagtgaaatcatagaagtattataaattattgtattataaattattatagaaCATTTTGTAATACctcagaaaagggaaggaaattttaACTAACCCAAAAAATTCAGATGTAAAATAACATATcgataaatttgaaaataaagttctttaaaattctgtgttaaaAAAATACCCTTCACCCAAATCAACAAGCCAGTATGACAGTGGGCAAATTCCTTTAATTTATAAAGAATTCTTTAACACTAACTTATGAAAATTGGCAAAGGAAATATACATCCAGTTTGGAGGGAAATATATACAGAGATAtagatatgtacacatatacacacaaatgctTTTTAAGCATGTGAGAAGATGCCCAATCTCAAAccctaaataaattaaaatgttaaagacaACAGAAAAACTGTTTATCTGAAAAATTACCAAAGACTTGAAAATGTCATATTTAGGGCTGACAACCTTTAAGGTCGTAAGACTAAAGTGCTCGACCTCCGCTGATAGGCTGTCAGCTGGGGCTACAGCCCTCAGCTCCTTGAAGCTGCTCACATTCCTTCTCATGGGGCCCCCTTGCCCACTTCTAGCCTCAGAGCAGCAATGGCACATCAAGTCCTTCTCATGCTTTGAatcactttttcttcctcttctgctttccTCTTGTCTCCTTTCATGGATCTTTGGTCCACCTAAATAACCCAGGATAATCTCCTATTTTAATGTCAATTGCTTAGTaatcttaattacatctgcagagcctctcttctttccatgtAACATTCACAGGCATGATAACTTGATATATTTAATTTCTGGGAATTAGGATAAGACATCTTTGGTGAGCCATTTTAgaaattctgcctaccacagacCATGTGTGctcaaaatatttattgcattgttctttttcatgtcaaagaggaagaaataataaaaatagaaaacaacctaaatgtctgtcagTGTACAGGGTGCTGCTTAAATATAAATTacgatatatttatataaaagaatactatataaatattaaataaatgataGAATGCTGTATTATTCTAAGATAAGAAGTCTCTAAGATCAACctttaaataaaaaagcaaggCCTATGATAGGGTACATAGTATAATAGTTTTTGTCTTTCTAAAGGGAATATGTTCAGTTCCTGAGATACAGGTAtctctttactttaaaaataatgcctTCATAAACAATTTTGCTCTCTTAGGAGATAAAGTTATCGCACTCTTTCTACCACAATGTGGAGAATGCACCTCTTGCCTTAATTCTGCAGACAATCTTTGTATAAAATTCAAGTAAGTTTTTACAAACTTTTTTTGCAAAATTAATTCAGTTTCCTTAAAGGGAATCTAAACTTTCTAAttccaaataaatgttttttgtttgcttttgtctaTAAAAGACAGGGAGAAACCCACCTGATGTCTGATGGTACCAGTAGATTTACCTGCAAGGGAAAACCAGTATACCACTTTGGGAATACAAGCACCTTCTCTGAATACACAGTAATGAATGAAATCTCAGTTGCCAAGATCGATGCAGCTGCACCTCTGGAGAAAGTATTCTTAgttagctgtggtttttctactGGGTATGGTGGTGCAATCAATACTGCCAAGGTAAGAAGCATTTATATCCATTATGAATGTAATTGTTGACTTATGGAATTGGAAGGCCTTATGTATCTGGGCCATGTCTGATTATATAGCCTGAGAGAGACTCGCAAACCTGCCTCAAAACATCCTCAAGTTCTTTATTATTGTCTAGTCACCTGTACTCCCTTGCACATATTTCCCATTCCTTCTTGGTCAGCAGTATGTGGCAAATTAAGTCTAGATGCCATTCACAAGTGGAGACATCAGGAATTCCTGGGAGTTGAACATACTACGGTTTAAAATGACTATGTATCCTTCCACATTCcagttaattctttttttcttgcaaCATACATTTATGGGGCCATTCACTGTTCCAGATGCTTTGATTCAACAGCTGAAAGTGCCCATTGAGCTTCTATTCTGTTATTTATCAGATGGTGATAAGTTcctataaaaataaaagggaagtAAAAAGACCAATTGATGGAGAAGATGTTGGCATGTAAAACAGACTAGTCAGGTAATCCCACTCTGGCTGAGTGGGTTACTGCtctgtttgattttttattttttttctttttgatggtaCCAAATTGACTTGCAGAATCTCAGTTTCCCAACAAGGGACTGAATAcaagccacagcagtgaaagcctggaatcctaaccactaggccactggGGAACTCTAGAGTGGGTTACTGTTAGACGACAGTTTCTGGAATATCACCCAAACCTGCCTAGCTTCTTTCTTTAAGTGGTtaataaatttcctttaaaaaaaatttgttcttttgtatttcttattttgtattggagtatagccgattaacattatgatagtttcaggtgaagagcaaAGGCACTCAGCCACACTCAgccgtgtatccattctcccccaaacacctTTCCCATCCAGGCTGAAGCAGCAAGTGaattttagttctttattttttccaatctCCATTAGTCCCCATACTATCCAGAGACTTAGTGTGGGGTTCAATTTAAATTAGTCTCATTTTAGACCCAATAAAAAATGTCTTCACCTTTGTAAGGCACTGACATTATAAGTGAAGCAAAGTTTACGGATatccaaaagaaaagagaagggaaatgtTGCAAGAAGGTagaaaactcaaaaatatatgaaatcaaaTACTCTGTTAAATAAGTCTTAAGAGTCAATGAAAGTTCATGAAACTTCTACTTACCCTAATTCCTGAGACTTAAAACTCTTTTTACAGGTTAGTTTTTGCTCCTTTATCAAAAAGTATCCCATATCTAGAAATATGATGAGAAGCTAAAATTCTCTAGCCACATGTTTTTTTGAAGATGGCCTTTGTTTATGTCTCATAAAGAAGTACATTCAGATCTTGTCTGTCCAATTAAGTCACAGTATATGTtccctttgctctttttttctgcctttgggTATGCAGGTGACCCCAGGCTCCACTTGTGCTGTGTTTGGCCTGGGAGGAGTTGGACTGTCTGTTATCATGGGCTGCAAAGCAGCTGGAGCAACCAGGATCATTGCAGTGGACACCAACAAAGACAAATTTGAGAAGGCAAAGGAAGTGGGTGCCACTGAGTGCATCAACCCACAGGACTATGGGAAACCCATCCAAGAAGTTTTATTTGACCTGACAGGTGATGGTGTGGACTTTAGCTTTGAGGTCATTGGAAATCCAGAAACTGTGGTATGTGATTTTCAATTGTGAAAATTACCAATATTtctatcagtcttttttttttttttttttttttaagatttgtatatttattggctgtggtaggtcttcgttgctgcacatagggctccctctagttgtggtgagtgagggctactctttattgtggtgcacgggcttctcatttccATGGATTTTCTCTTGTGAAGCAGAGCATCtaggtgcctgggcttcagtagttgcaatgcacgggctcagaagttgtggcacgcGGGCTTAGTCAtgccacagcatgtgggatcttccctgaccaggtattgaatctgtgtcccctgcattggaagacagattcttatcaactgaaccaccggggaagcccccagtCTTTATTTTAGATTCTTAACTGAGTGAAAATTCCACAATCTTCTATTTAATTCTCTTTGTGCCCCTGACATCCCACCTGGTACCTTCTGTCTACTCTTATAAATCTGTTCACTATCCCAAACACTGACCCCCCATACTGAGTTTTCTTCTCCCTCTGTTCCATTATATCAATACTATTCCTTCAAATAAGCAGACAGCCTACAAtagacagggggaaaaaaaagctttgtAAGGAATTCTTACTGAATTATTTCATAATAAGGAGCAGCTTAGTAACTATAACTTCCAAGCCAGAAGATTTAAGTGTGACAAGAATAATTAATGACCCTGCAAAGCTCTACACATTCAGCAAAGTCTATCATGTTGGATCTGAGATAATCTTCCAAGAAACATTATTTACCAACCTTGATTAAAAGAGTTCAAGAATGAAGGGGAAAACggtcatttttctggctgaatatgGTTTATGTAAGAATATAAATGGATAGGACATTATTTCACAATTTGAGCctctctttctttgggactgtagAAATAGCATACTAGTGGGTTGCATGTCTCCATCTTCTAATCAGCTCCATGAAAACCCGAGATCTGCCTCCTCCAACTGAGACCCTTTCCTCAGCTTACAAAATGTTTCCATTCCTCACTACACATAAATTCCCTCATTGGTAAAAATGATATAACAAAATCTTTGTCACAGGCTTTCCTGCAGATAGTCTTGCTGTGAAAAATagtgtttgaaaataaataatgggAACATGCTTATTTATAACTTTGCTAATATATGATGCTATGCAAATAGCCAACTCTATTTTTCAGTATCTAAAAgaatatgctaagtcgcttcagtcatgtctgactctttgcaatcccacagactatagcccaccaggctcctctgtgcatggtattctccaggcaaaaatactggggtgggttgccattcccttctccaggggatcttcccaacccagggattgaactcgcatctctaacatctcctgcactggcagaagggttctttatctagggctacctgggaagccctatgaataTGTCAGCTCTAACTAACCACCCGTGTCAGTATAAAAATTATtactgtcattattattattactactaccaCGGgtgcctttattttcattttttgattttCATCTATTGTACCAGATACTATACTCTGTAGCACACAATGTCTTATTTATGTTTCAGcgcattcttaaaaaataaatgttatttcaaaTGAGGACAAGGAGCTTCAGAAAAGCATGTAACAGACCACTGAGAACAGTCAAGCTGAGATTCAGACTTAGGTCCACCTCTCAAGTACACCTCTTAACCCCCCCATTGTTTTACATTGCTTTACAGGCAGCTGCACTGGCCTCCTGCCGTGAGAGCCATGGGGTCTGCGTGATTATTGGGTTAATCGTTGGTGTCCAACTCAACATTAGTGGCCACTTGTTCTTCTCAGGACGTTCTTTAAAGGGATCTGTTTATGGAGGTATGAATGATTCAGGGAAGAATGGAAACGTGTGGGATTATAGAGGAGGGGAGTAGAGAAATGTGTAATGAATGCTTGAATGAGAGCTTTAGATTATAGTTGTTTCAACACACAAGTATCTAAGATAAGAGGATGAATATTGATGTATGCAGTTGcttcttagtaattttttttcatgcaaaggaagagatttttttaattgattagtGTCCAAAGTTTAATGAAGATTCTAAATCAAAAAGGAAAGGCAATACTGTGATCAATAACTATTCAATTCAGTTATATGATGGCCAACTGGAATTCTTTGGAGAATATACTGAATTATTAGTAAATGGCTCAACTAATGTTAAATCTTATCCAAAACAATAGAGTTGGCATTGTACAACTCAAAGACATTAGACATAATGAACTCATGATTGAAAAGAGAAATGACCGATAAAACCGAAAGAGAATATTttttccagaggaaaaaaaaattttcatacaATCCCttggttttccattttttaaacctGTCTTACaacttatatattttaaagactttAGAAGTGTTTTCTTACTGAGgaagtagaaaacaaactaaaataaATCTGTGTGGGATTCTAGGCTCATAAGCAAGCAACCTGATACTTAAGAGAAATATACTTATCCAGAGATTTGGGGGAAATTTGAATTCTTGGGCAAAAGACATGAGAACCAGGAACTACCTGAATTTGGGGGACTGGTGGTTCATTTGTGTTCTCCCAACTGCTTACGGCAGCGTCCTATAGATACCAGGAATCTTATCGAAATCATGGGCATAAAGTAGAGAAATGGCATGGCCAGCCAAAACAAGCAATAAATCAGTTTAATTACCAGTTCCCCCATTTGGGATAATTAAACGTATCCATTGCTATTTCCCTCTAGAGACAATATATCCCTCAGAGACAATAATTGTTGATTCCAAATACACATACTCAGTTAACTCTTGTTAAATAGGCTCactaatatttcaaataaaactcACAAGGAAACTACTTTGCTCGACacctatatattcatataatggtCATGAATGTAAGTTAATTCCTTCTACAGATAGTATAATCCACTGGTTTCAAAGGTTTTCAGTTAAAGGGTAGCCTCTAATGACAGGACTGCTAAACCTCCTATAATGTACACAGTGAAAAATATTTCCCCCTAAAATTAGTGGCCTTGTTCAGAAACACTATCTAGCCTAGTTCTATTTTTCTggacccatctttttttttttctttttttttttgggttaaaagaagaaacaaaaaacaagtgAAAGTGTTCTTTACATAGATATAAAAATGCTTTATCAGATTACCAATGAACAGGTAGGAAAGACATCA
This window of the Capra hircus breed San Clemente chromosome 6, ASM170441v1, whole genome shotgun sequence genome carries:
- the LOC102177153 gene encoding alcohol dehydrogenase 6, with the protein product MSTTGKIIRCRAAIVWKPGGSFSIEEVEVAPPKAKEVRIKMVATALCGTEMKMLKDKNLQHQHYPIIMGHEGAGIVESVGEGVSTVKAGDKVIALFLPQCGECTSCLNSADNLCIKFKQGETHLMSDGTSRFTCKGKPVYHFGNTSTFSEYTVMNEISVAKIDAAAPLEKVFLVSCGFSTGYGGAINTAKVTPGSTCAVFGLGGVGLSVIMGCKAAGATRIIAVDTNKDKFEKAKEVGATECINPQDYGKPIQEVLFDLTGDGVDFSFEVIGNPETVAAALASCRESHGVCVIIGLIVGVQLNISGHLFFSGRSLKGSVYGGWKGRDGASKLVSDYMAKKINLDALITHTLNLDKINEAVELMKTGKCIRCALLL